ACTATGGCCAAACCGATGGCCGGAAGGCTTTAAAGTTGTCTCCAGGTGCCGATGTTAATCTTACGTTCGAGAGGGACATGTTTGCTGTTGGTTCCAGTTCTCGCCCTATAGTTGCTTATTACGGTCGTTCGAAACAGTACCATGCTCCGTTACCTCCTTGGCTGAGTTTCGATAGTGCCATGCTCAAGTTTAGTGGTTCAGCCCCTGTTGTGAATTCAGATATAGCTCCAGAGGTGGACTACTCGTTTTCATTAATTGCCACGGACATTGAAGGGTTTGCAGGCGCAGAGATGTCGTTCGATTTAATCGTTGGTGCTCATCAGTTAACCACCACGCTTTCTAACTCGCTAGTGGTAAACGTTACAGATAGCGGGTCATTTGATTACGAAATCCCCTTtaaatatgtatttttggaCAATTATCCAATTTCAGAAGCTAATATCAGCACCATGACATTACAAAATGCTCCAGACTGGGCCACTTTAAAAGACAATCATTTGGTAGGCACTCTTCCAAGTCTTGCTGGCGAGGCAAACTTTACAGTTGCAATTTCGGATGTGTACCGTAACAATGTTTTTTTGGATGTTTCTGTCAAATACACTCAACAATTATTTGCCGTGAATTCATTTGCCAATGTGAATGCTACCAAAGGATCATGGTTTGAACATAGCTTGTCACCTTCGCAATTTACAAAATCCAGTGGTTTAAACATATCCGTGGAAATTTCTGACGCCGACTGGCTCTCGTTCATTGAGAATAATCTAACATTAAGCGGTGAAGTTCCTGATTCTTTCTCCTCAACAACAGTTAATGTCACGGTTGCTGAAAATGGACATACTGAGTCTTTACCTATGAAGATTATTGGTGTAGATTTCGCCACAAAGGCCATTGATTCATCTGCTACCGCTGCAACCGGAACAGCCTCAGCAACTTCGGGATCTAGTACGTCTTCTATAGTATCAGCGTCCGGATCATCAACTTCTGAGGCGGGggaatcatcatcaaaaaagaagaattcatCTTTGAACAAAACGATAATAGCCTGCAGTATTGCTATTCCGTTATTTTTCCTGTTGATTATAATACCTATCATACTTGTGTTAAGAAAACGGCGGCGCCCCACCGAAGAAGAATCTGACCTAGATTCTGAACAATATGCCGATAGGAAGATTAGTGGGCCCCAATTGGGAAACCCTGCAAATAATCCAAATCCTTTCGTTTTATATCAAGAGAAAAACCCGAGTAACCCATTTGACGACGATGCATCTTCATTATCGAGCGCCAAAAAACTAGGCGTTTTAAACGCTATTCAGTTAGAAGATTCCTCCGAAAACTCACTGGAGAATGAGAAAATGGGCTCCGACGATGATTCTCAGGATGGCTGTGAGCACTACGGAGCCGGCTTCTATCGAAAAGAGGGTCAACCCGTTAATTCGGAAAATTGGTTGTCTGCAGGAGACCATGAAGGTGACTCCCGCAGATCATCTGTATTCTATAACAGCCAGCCATCAAAACGCAAATCATGGCGGTATTCTTCTCACATGGCAAATAGCACTAATAACAACAGGAGAGTATCTAATAGATCTAGAAGAGAGAGCTATGCGTCTGTGAAAACCGTGAGTACTGCTGACCTGTTAACGACAGAGGTTTCTGTTAGTACTAATATACTGCATGATCCCCGCAAATCCACTTTAGGTGCCCGAGATTCGGTGTTCATGGAACTAGGCGGCAGCAAACATTC
This Eremothecium cymbalariae DBVPG#7215 chromosome 5, complete sequence DNA region includes the following protein-coding sequences:
- the AXL2 gene encoding Axl2p (similar to Ashbya gossypii AER417W) encodes the protein MLLSILLFISALLYSVSGKPYESYSVNKQFPPVARLGQYFSFQLSNDTYKSESSSSEIAYEVFGLPDWLSWDRSNRVLSGTFPSEFLDSGDTKYFGVTLQGTDLSDGQSLNATYQLVATSQPAVNISSDFNLLSLLKNYGQTDGRKALKLSPGADVNLTFERDMFAVGSSSRPIVAYYGRSKQYHAPLPPWLSFDSAMLKFSGSAPVVNSDIAPEVDYSFSLIATDIEGFAGAEMSFDLIVGAHQLTTTLSNSLVVNVTDSGSFDYEIPFKYVFLDNYPISEANISTMTLQNAPDWATLKDNHLVGTLPSLAGEANFTVAISDVYRNNVFLDVSVKYTQQLFAVNSFANVNATKGSWFEHSLSPSQFTKSSGLNISVEISDADWLSFIENNLTLSGEVPDSFSSTTVNVTVAENGHTESLPMKIIGVDFATKAIDSSATAATGTASATSGSSTSSIVSASGSSTSEAGESSSKKKNSSLNKTIIACSIAIPLFFLLIIIPIILVLRKRRRPTEEESDLDSEQYADRKISGPQLGNPANNPNPFVLYQEKNPSNPFDDDASSLSSAKKLGVLNAIQLEDSSENSLENEKMGSDDDSQDGCEHYGAGFYRKEGQPVNSENWLSAGDHEGDSRRSSVFYNSQPSKRKSWRYSSHMANSTNNNRRVSNRSRRESYASVKTVSTADLLTTEVSVSTNILHDPRKSTLGARDSVFMELGGSKHSSDSRTSSSGTQSALAPLNETYAGSQTTLDPFSAGSLSGTADGSIKQENMYHHRYQYKGWKQQDSRPNPGKTKGPAVPARRKRSTKRLVKLENKGGVNVSDVNLIGQEPERD